The Ammoniphilus oxalaticus genome contains a region encoding:
- a CDS encoding putative RNA methyltransferase, with protein MFEVNKRIRSAKFVSRFESIFKCPICNLPMHVFELKSLLCSNNHTFDFARQGYINLTTRQIQSKYSKKLFEARRKLIIEDGFFKPMNRAITDFICQHAPREMEPMSIIDMGCGEGSHLSNICDAMSSYHKKTVTGVGVDISKDGISLASRDYDNKIWIVADLVNTPFRDQQFDVILNILSPSNYAEFNRLLKTDGIVIKVIPQAGYLQELRKTLFDTPEKQVYSNVDTVELFSANYQVIDCLRSSYTVTLNRSSVHSLLMMTPLSWDATENQIRTFLKEESTEVTVDLDVLVGKRRN; from the coding sequence TTGTTTGAGGTTAATAAAAGAATACGAAGCGCGAAATTTGTCAGTCGTTTTGAATCTATTTTTAAGTGCCCTATTTGTAACTTACCAATGCATGTTTTTGAGTTGAAAAGTTTACTATGTTCAAATAATCATACGTTTGATTTTGCTAGGCAAGGATATATTAATTTGACGACACGGCAAATTCAATCGAAATACAGCAAGAAACTTTTTGAAGCGCGAAGAAAGCTGATTATAGAAGATGGTTTTTTTAAACCGATGAATCGGGCAATTACTGATTTTATATGTCAGCATGCGCCCCGTGAAATGGAACCAATGTCTATCATTGATATGGGATGTGGTGAAGGATCGCATCTCTCTAACATTTGTGATGCAATGAGCTCTTATCATAAAAAAACCGTGACAGGAGTAGGTGTCGACATTTCAAAAGACGGCATCTCTCTCGCTTCTAGAGACTATGACAATAAGATTTGGATTGTTGCCGACCTTGTAAATACCCCTTTTCGGGATCAACAGTTTGATGTTATTTTGAATATTTTATCGCCTTCAAATTATGCGGAATTTAACAGGTTGCTAAAGACGGATGGCATTGTAATTAAAGTTATTCCTCAAGCTGGCTACTTACAGGAGTTAAGAAAGACGCTTTTCGATACACCGGAAAAACAAGTTTACTCTAATGTGGATACAGTTGAACTATTTAGCGCGAATTACCAGGTGATAGATTGTTTAAGGTCATCTTATACAGTAACCCTTAATCGATCATCCGTTCATTCCTTGCTAATGATGACTCCTTTATCGTGGGATGCCACGGAGAATCAGATTAGAACATTTTTAAAAGAAGAATCAACTGAAGTAACCGTTGATTTGGATGTATTAGTTGGTAAAAGGCGGAATTAA
- a CDS encoding DMT family transporter — MDTDNSTPSIVLPFVISIIAISFAAIFVKWSKAPSTILSMYRMLIACALLLPVVWMKRAEITKITKLNWLLLVSSGVFLGLHFALWFGSLKLTTVASSTIILALQPIVALVGGFFVYKERVSLSTMLTVGMAFIGVVFVGWGDIAISGSALIGDLLSFLSVVAVVCYLLIGQNVVKRMTHWVYSFCVFFFAGLSLALYNFIAGVSFVAYPIREWGIFLLLAVFPTLAHLIYNWLLNYVNSTTISMSILGEPVGATLLAVLLLGERVTDWQVAGGVLVLWGVFLFLMQQKKRMQLEQRS; from the coding sequence ATCGATACAGATAACTCAACCCCATCCATCGTCTTACCTTTCGTCATCTCTATCATCGCCATTTCGTTTGCGGCTATCTTTGTGAAGTGGTCCAAGGCGCCCTCGACGATTTTAAGTATGTATCGGATGTTGATCGCTTGCGCGTTATTACTCCCCGTTGTGTGGATGAAAAGAGCGGAAATCACAAAAATAACCAAACTAAATTGGTTGTTGTTAGTTTCTTCTGGCGTGTTTCTCGGATTGCATTTTGCCTTGTGGTTTGGTTCATTGAAATTGACGACCGTGGCTAGTTCTACGATCATCCTCGCTTTGCAACCGATTGTTGCCTTAGTCGGCGGTTTTTTTGTCTATAAAGAAAGAGTCAGCCTCTCTACAATGTTGACAGTCGGGATGGCCTTTATCGGCGTTGTGTTCGTGGGGTGGGGGGATATTGCAATCAGTGGTTCAGCTTTGATCGGTGACTTGTTATCCTTTTTAAGTGTCGTGGCAGTTGTTTGCTACTTATTAATTGGACAAAATGTCGTAAAAAGAATGACGCATTGGGTTTATAGTTTTTGTGTATTTTTCTTCGCGGGCCTATCATTAGCGCTTTACAATTTCATTGCGGGCGTTTCTTTTGTAGCCTATCCGATCCGTGAGTGGGGGATTTTTCTATTATTAGCTGTCTTTCCGACTCTTGCCCATTTGATTTATAACTGGCTATTAAACTATGTCAACTCGACAACGATTTCGATGAGTATTTTGGGAGAACCAGTTGGAGCGACACTGTTAGCGGTTCTATTATTGGGCGAACGTGTGACGGACTGGCAAGTGGCGGGCGGGGTTCTCGTTTTATGGGGTGTGTTTTTATTCCTCATGCAGCAGAAGAAGAGGATGCAACTGGAACAAAGGAGTTAG
- a CDS encoding transposase has protein sequence MSEQRETRQRYNEEFKRQTVKYIQEQTKTVTEIGEELNIPAKTLHSWLAKYRQFEDEPIINTEKVWEQERIIKEQNQQIDDLKEELAILKKAVHIFSNSKK, from the coding sequence ATGAGTGAACAACGTGAAACGCGTCAAAGATACAATGAGGAATTTAAAAGACAAACAGTCAAGTATATACAAGAGCAAACAAAAACAGTGACTGAGATTGGCGAGGAGCTAAACATACCGGCTAAAACACTGCATTCATGGTTGGCCAAATATCGGCAATTCGAGGATGAACCGATAATAAACACCGAGAAAGTATGGGAACAAGAGCGAATCATAAAGGAACAAAATCAACAAATCGATGATTTAAAAGAGGAATTAGCGATTTTAAAAAAGGCAGTGCACATCTTCAGCAATTCAAAGAAGTAA
- a CDS encoding IS3 family transposase: MKTIAPNILNQNFETDRPNQIWVADITYIPCRQGRMYLASILDLCTREIVGWRLGSRMTTDLVLGALDDAYKAKKPKEGLIHHSDRGSQYASVEYRKQLEAYKMEASMSRKGNCYDNACIESFHSLLKKELIYLHEISNKATSL, encoded by the coding sequence TTGAAGACCATCGCTCCGAATATCTTAAACCAGAACTTTGAAACAGATCGCCCGAATCAAATTTGGGTAGCGGACATTACCTATATCCCTTGCCGTCAGGGGCGAATGTACTTGGCTAGCATTTTAGATCTTTGCACACGTGAAATTGTTGGTTGGCGACTCGGGTCAAGGATGACCACAGACTTAGTCCTTGGCGCCTTAGATGATGCTTACAAAGCAAAGAAGCCAAAGGAGGGGCTGATTCACCATTCTGATCGCGGTTCACAATATGCCTCCGTCGAATACCGTAAACAACTCGAAGCATACAAAATGGAAGCAAGCATGAGCCGCAAAGGGAATTGTTATGACAACGCCTGTATTGAATCTTTTCACAGTCTTCTTAAAAAGGAGCTTATTTACTTGCACGAAATTTCAAACAAAGCAACAAGCCTATGA
- a CDS encoding IS3 family transposase gives MTTPVLNLFTVFLKRSLFTCTKFQTKQQAYDEIYRYIEFFYNRKRIHGSLGYLSPVRFAQQFNKKAA, from the coding sequence ATGACAACGCCTGTATTGAATCTTTTCACAGTCTTCTTAAAAAGGAGCTTATTTACTTGCACGAAATTTCAAACAAAGCAACAAGCCTATGATGAGATCTACCGATACATCGAATTCTTTTACAATCGTAAAAGGATTCATGGTTCATTAGGATATTTATCTCCTGTTCGATTTGCCCAGCAATTCAACAAGAAAGCAGCTTAA
- a CDS encoding ABC transporter substrate-binding protein, whose product MSANTYSFRWNLSLFFLALILSFVVFLAACGNQSAQGGAIKDNDGTEGTEATGTTREITHAMGTTKIEGTPERIVTLYQGANDAAAAFGIKPVGMVESWLELPIYDYLKADLEGVSIVGQETQPNLEEIAKLNPDLIIASKLRHEEVYEQLSLIAPTVTHETVFEFKETVELMGKAMNKEEKAAEILSAWDARVADFKGKVQEKLGDQWPLNVSILNFRADHARIYNTGFAGSILAELGFTRPENQQVDLPVTKLTDKESITEMNADVFYIFMEDDAAVQNTYEEWTNHPLWANLDAVKKDQVYVVDYIAWNMGGGIKAANLMLDDIYDRFELEK is encoded by the coding sequence ATGTCCGCAAATACATACTCTTTTAGATGGAATCTCTCACTATTTTTCCTTGCGCTCATTTTATCTTTCGTTGTTTTTTTAGCTGCTTGTGGAAATCAATCCGCGCAGGGAGGCGCAATCAAAGATAACGATGGTACAGAAGGAACAGAAGCAACAGGAACGACGCGGGAAATCACCCACGCCATGGGAACAACAAAAATCGAAGGGACTCCTGAAAGGATTGTTACTTTATACCAAGGCGCAAACGATGCTGCCGCCGCATTTGGGATTAAACCAGTTGGGATGGTTGAATCGTGGCTAGAACTACCGATCTATGATTATCTTAAAGCTGATTTAGAAGGAGTTTCTATCGTTGGACAAGAAACGCAGCCGAACTTGGAGGAGATAGCAAAGTTAAACCCAGATTTAATTATTGCGTCAAAGTTACGTCATGAAGAAGTGTATGAACAATTATCGCTCATTGCGCCGACAGTCACACATGAAACTGTCTTTGAATTCAAAGAAACAGTTGAATTAATGGGAAAAGCGATGAATAAGGAGGAGAAAGCAGCTGAGATTCTTTCTGCATGGGATGCTCGAGTAGCGGACTTCAAAGGGAAAGTACAAGAGAAATTAGGGGATCAATGGCCACTCAATGTTTCTATCCTTAACTTTAGAGCGGATCATGCTCGTATTTATAATACTGGTTTTGCAGGTTCCATTTTAGCTGAACTTGGATTTACACGTCCTGAAAATCAGCAGGTTGATCTTCCGGTAACAAAATTAACGGACAAAGAGAGTATAACGGAAATGAATGCGGATGTTTTCTATATTTTCATGGAAGATGATGCAGCAGTCCAAAATACGTATGAAGAATGGACGAATCATCCGTTATGGGCGAATCTAGACGCTGTTAAAAAGGATCAGGTGTATGTTGTCGATTACATAGCTTGGAACATGGGAGGCGGAATTAAAGCGGCAAACCTTATGTTAGACGATATATATGACAGATTCGAATTAGAAAAATAA
- a CDS encoding FecCD family ABC transporter permease — MKNIFSNTTSKIVGLILGIILCLVCFILSVALGQTSIPLQTVLDAVVHYDESITEHVIITTSRLTRAVIAAVIGASLAIAGALMQALTRNPLGAPDIVGINAGAVFFIVVSATFFSVTSLLHYMWIAFLGAGVAGGLVYLLGSLGRDGLSPIKIVLAGAAVTALFVSFTQGLLVINEQGIQSVLFWLAGSVAGRNMEMLLAVLPFMIPGILVALSLGKSINILISGEDVAKGLGQKTMLVKVTMGVVVVFLAGGSVAIAGSIGFIGLIVPHIVRGLIGLDYRWMIPYSALIGASLLLLADIAARFIIMPQEMPIGVMTAFLGVPFFIYIARRGLTRND; from the coding sequence ATGAAAAATATATTTTCCAATACAACATCCAAAATAGTAGGTTTAATTTTGGGGATAATCTTATGTTTAGTTTGTTTTATTTTAAGTGTCGCGCTAGGGCAAACCTCGATTCCATTGCAGACTGTATTGGATGCCGTGGTTCATTATGATGAGTCCATAACTGAACATGTTATTATAACGACTTCACGATTGACGAGAGCCGTGATTGCCGCTGTAATTGGCGCTAGCCTCGCCATAGCCGGCGCGCTCATGCAAGCTTTGACGAGAAATCCACTTGGAGCGCCAGATATAGTGGGTATTAATGCAGGCGCGGTATTCTTCATTGTTGTTTCAGCGACATTTTTTTCTGTTACTTCATTACTCCACTATATGTGGATCGCTTTTTTGGGGGCGGGGGTCGCTGGGGGGCTCGTTTATTTACTTGGATCTCTTGGTCGCGATGGTTTATCGCCGATTAAAATTGTATTAGCTGGGGCTGCGGTCACCGCTCTCTTTGTTTCTTTCACACAAGGATTATTAGTTATAAATGAGCAAGGGATTCAAAGTGTTTTATTTTGGTTGGCAGGGTCTGTCGCAGGCCGAAATATGGAAATGCTTTTAGCGGTACTACCATTTATGATCCCTGGAATTTTAGTCGCGTTGTCTTTAGGCAAGTCGATTAATATCTTGATTTCAGGTGAAGATGTTGCAAAGGGATTAGGTCAGAAAACAATGTTAGTTAAGGTCACGATGGGGGTTGTTGTCGTTTTTCTAGCGGGCGGGTCTGTTGCCATAGCTGGCTCGATTGGATTTATTGGTTTGATCGTCCCTCATATCGTTCGTGGGCTGATTGGGTTGGATTATAGGTGGATGATTCCCTATAGCGCTTTGATTGGAGCAAGTCTATTGCTTCTGGCAGATATAGCGGCAAGATTTATTATAATGCCTCAAGAAATGCCGATTGGTGTCATGACCGCTTTTTTGGGAGTCCCCTTTTTCATCTATATTGCGCGTAGGGGGCTAACACGAAATGACTAA
- a CDS encoding FecCD family ABC transporter permease yields MTKFYSIRNKTGSISFQVNKKTLCIFSILVILSLFLILLSLSIGSSFISPLAVMKHLFGFGDDEHHFILNTLRLPRTLLSFLVGAALGVSGLILLGIVRNPLASPDIIGITGGASVGAILFITYFMGTVSIQWLPFAALLGAALVSLVIYLLSWNKGVTPIRLILIGIGVAAAMGAIVTMFIVINETAATTKAYLWITGSLYGASWREVMSMLPWVLIFIPLSLLFSRAVNVKELGDDVAFGLGVNVQLHRLILLFISVSLAGSAVAFAGGIGFVGLIAPHMARMLVGRSFASLIPISACLGGIIVVMADTVARTAFLPLDIPAGVFTAGIGAPFFIFLLYRNRNM; encoded by the coding sequence ATGACTAAATTTTATTCAATAAGAAATAAAACAGGTTCTATTTCCTTTCAGGTAAATAAAAAAACGCTATGCATTTTTTCTATTCTAGTGATTCTTTCTTTGTTCCTAATCCTGCTTAGTTTATCAATAGGGAGTAGTTTTATTTCCCCTTTAGCCGTTATGAAGCACCTATTTGGATTTGGTGATGATGAACATCACTTTATTCTGAATACACTGAGGCTACCAAGAACGTTACTTTCTTTTCTTGTTGGAGCGGCGCTCGGTGTATCTGGTTTAATTTTACTAGGGATTGTTCGAAATCCGCTTGCTTCCCCTGACATTATAGGGATTACGGGCGGAGCATCTGTAGGCGCAATTCTTTTCATTACTTACTTTATGGGAACAGTTAGTATTCAATGGCTGCCATTTGCGGCGTTATTAGGGGCTGCGCTCGTGTCGCTCGTGATTTATCTACTATCCTGGAATAAAGGGGTCACCCCTATTCGTCTCATATTGATCGGTATTGGGGTTGCGGCGGCTATGGGGGCTATCGTGACGATGTTTATTGTGATAAATGAGACTGCTGCAACGACGAAAGCATACCTTTGGATCACGGGAAGTCTGTATGGCGCAAGTTGGCGAGAGGTTATGTCCATGTTACCGTGGGTTCTTATTTTTATTCCACTCTCCCTTTTGTTTTCTAGAGCAGTAAATGTTAAAGAATTAGGGGATGATGTCGCGTTTGGACTTGGTGTCAACGTACAGCTTCATCGCTTGATCCTATTATTCATAAGTGTGTCATTAGCAGGTTCAGCGGTGGCATTTGCGGGCGGGATCGGTTTTGTTGGGTTAATTGCTCCGCATATGGCTCGAATGCTAGTCGGTCGTTCCTTCGCTAGTCTTATACCGATTTCGGCATGTCTAGGCGGAATCATCGTGGTCATGGCGGATACTGTCGCAAGGACCGCATTTTTACCGCTTGATATTCCAGCTGGAGTCTTTACTGCTGGAATTGGAGCGCCCTTTTTTATTTTTTTATTGTATAGAAATCGGAACATGTAA
- a CDS encoding ABC transporter ATP-binding protein yields MSVLEARALTLGYGDAIIIRDLHLHIPAGKITVLIGANGCGKSTLLCSLARLIKPKLGHVLLGEEIVGKLSTKEVAKKLAILPQGPIAPEDLTVLQLVKQGRYPHQSWIKQWSTEDEQAVSQALEATQMEAFAHRAVDSLSGGQRQRAWIAMTLAQQTDLILLDEPTTYLDMAHQIEILDLLFELNEREGRTIVMVLHDLNLACRYAHHIVAVSNQKVYSQGKPEQVVTSTMVKDVFRMNCNISSDPLFGTPLCIPHGRGRKV; encoded by the coding sequence ATGAGTGTGTTAGAAGCAAGAGCCCTTACATTAGGGTATGGTGACGCGATTATAATACGTGATTTACATTTACACATTCCTGCTGGAAAAATAACAGTATTAATTGGGGCAAATGGCTGTGGTAAGTCTACTTTATTATGTTCACTTGCTCGTCTTATCAAACCAAAATTAGGGCATGTATTACTAGGAGAAGAGATAGTCGGCAAGTTATCTACAAAAGAAGTAGCCAAAAAACTAGCGATCTTGCCGCAAGGCCCCATCGCGCCAGAAGACCTTACAGTGTTGCAACTCGTGAAGCAAGGAAGATATCCGCATCAAAGCTGGATCAAACAATGGTCGACTGAGGATGAACAAGCAGTGAGTCAAGCTTTAGAGGCTACTCAGATGGAAGCATTCGCCCATCGAGCTGTAGATTCCCTATCTGGCGGGCAGCGCCAAAGAGCATGGATTGCAATGACGTTGGCCCAACAAACAGATCTCATTTTACTTGATGAACCGACAACCTATTTAGACATGGCGCATCAAATTGAAATATTAGACTTACTATTTGAGCTAAACGAAAGAGAAGGTCGAACAATTGTGATGGTTTTACATGATTTAAATCTTGCTTGTCGTTATGCTCATCATATTGTGGCTGTAAGTAATCAAAAGGTGTATTCACAGGGGAAACCCGAGCAGGTAGTCACTTCTACTATGGTAAAGGATGTATTTCGAATGAACTGTAATATTTCAAGCGATCCATTATTTGGCACACCTCTATGTATTCCACATGGAAGAGGGAGAAAGGTGTGA
- the cls gene encoding cardiolipin synthase: MDYFSLILSVLFFVNIFFGIVIIFFERRNSGATWAWLMVLVFLPIVGFVLYLIFGKNLSRKKMFKWVGKEKIGIKEQITDQIESIKQGTFPFQHDDCSTRKEQIYMHLVDDGALFTEDNEVKIFTDGREKFDALLHDIEQATNHVHIQYYIIREDGLGRRLVEALTNKAKQGVETKLLYDYMGSRKITSSFFKAYREAGGRTEAFFPYLHLNYRNHRKLVIIDGAIGYVGGFNVGDEYLGLDPKFGYWRDTHLRTEGKIVHALQTRFILDWNQASRRNKLTYQPRFFPDPQPAGNVSAQIVSSGPDTEQQQIKNGYVKMIFSAKQYVYLQTPYFIPDDTLLDALKIAALSGVDTRIMIPNKPDHPFVYWATLSNAGELLKAGVKVYLYEKGFIHAKMVVADDAIASVGTANIDPRSFRLNFEVNAFLYDGETASALRKTFEDDMLDSKELTVEDYENRSMFTKFKESVSRLLSPIL, encoded by the coding sequence GTGGACTATTTTTCGCTAATATTAAGCGTTTTATTTTTTGTGAACATCTTTTTTGGGATTGTCATTATCTTTTTCGAACGACGCAACTCCGGGGCAACCTGGGCTTGGCTGATGGTGCTTGTTTTTCTGCCGATCGTCGGCTTTGTCCTGTATTTGATCTTCGGGAAAAACTTGTCGCGCAAAAAGATGTTTAAGTGGGTCGGCAAGGAAAAGATCGGAATAAAAGAACAGATTACGGACCAAATTGAATCGATTAAACAAGGGACTTTCCCCTTTCAACATGACGACTGCTCAACGCGCAAAGAACAAATTTACATGCACCTCGTTGATGATGGGGCGTTGTTTACAGAAGATAATGAGGTGAAGATTTTCACCGACGGGCGGGAAAAATTCGATGCGTTGCTCCACGATATCGAACAGGCGACCAATCATGTTCATATTCAGTATTACATCATTCGCGAGGATGGGTTGGGGCGGCGTTTGGTGGAAGCGCTGACGAACAAAGCGAAGCAAGGCGTTGAGACAAAGCTGCTCTATGACTACATGGGGTCCAGAAAAATCACGTCCTCCTTTTTCAAAGCGTATCGCGAAGCGGGCGGACGGACTGAAGCTTTTTTCCCCTATTTGCATTTAAACTACCGAAACCACCGCAAACTGGTGATCATTGATGGCGCGATTGGCTATGTTGGCGGCTTCAACGTCGGGGATGAGTACCTCGGATTGGATCCAAAGTTTGGTTATTGGCGCGATACGCATCTTCGTACCGAGGGAAAAATTGTCCATGCCTTGCAAACGCGCTTTATCTTGGATTGGAATCAAGCGTCCCGTCGAAATAAACTGACCTACCAACCACGCTTTTTTCCAGATCCGCAACCAGCTGGCAACGTTTCGGCCCAAATTGTTTCAAGTGGTCCCGACACGGAGCAGCAGCAAATTAAAAATGGCTATGTGAAGATGATCTTCTCCGCCAAACAGTACGTTTACTTGCAAACGCCCTATTTCATTCCAGACGACACCCTGTTAGACGCCTTGAAAATTGCGGCTCTGTCTGGCGTCGATACGCGGATTATGATTCCCAACAAGCCCGACCATCCGTTTGTCTACTGGGCGACATTGTCCAATGCGGGCGAATTGCTGAAAGCGGGCGTCAAAGTGTACCTTTATGAGAAAGGATTCATCCATGCAAAAATGGTCGTCGCCGATGACGCGATCGCCTCGGTCGGCACCGCGAACATTGACCCGCGTAGTTTTCGATTGAATTTTGAAGTGAACGCGTTTTTATATGATGGCGAAACAGCGTCAGCATTGCGCAAAACGTTTGAAGACGATATGCTCGATTCAAAGGAACTGACGGTAGAAGATTATGAAAACCGCTCGATGTTCACCAAATTCAAGGAATCCGTCTCCAGACTGCTCTCCCCTATTTTGTAA
- a CDS encoding Rpn family recombination-promoting nuclease/putative transposase produces the protein MMEDDSYPDEPKERVDHDRLFKELIGTFFEEFMLLFFPKAYESIDFEHTVFLSEELYTDIVKGEKRRVDLLVETRLKGEQALIIIHVEPQSYVQPDFQDRMFVYFSRLYEKYRRKILPIAIFSYDKNRDEQDTLDISFPFFDVMKFQYLKIELKKQNWRDYLKQDNPVAAALLSKMGYTEDERVKVKVEFLRMLVRLEQDPARTQLLTGFFETYLKLSRQEEQQFEQELNKLKPEEAKQMMEITTSWHKKGRAEGRAEGLAEGVAKGKAETAKNMLMIGMDKELIAKVTGLSKEQIDKLQKELH, from the coding sequence ATGATGGAAGACGACAGTTATCCGGATGAACCAAAAGAAAGAGTCGACCATGATCGCTTATTCAAAGAGTTAATTGGGACGTTTTTCGAGGAATTTATGTTACTGTTTTTTCCAAAAGCGTATGAATCCATTGATTTCGAACATACCGTATTCTTGTCAGAAGAATTGTATACCGATATTGTAAAAGGCGAAAAAAGGCGGGTTGATCTCTTGGTCGAAACACGTTTAAAAGGCGAACAGGCTTTGATCATTATTCATGTCGAGCCTCAATCCTACGTTCAACCTGACTTCCAAGACCGAATGTTCGTCTACTTTAGCCGATTGTATGAAAAATATCGCAGAAAAATCTTACCGATCGCAATCTTCAGCTACGATAAAAACAGAGATGAACAGGACACGTTAGACATCTCTTTTCCCTTTTTCGACGTGATGAAATTTCAGTATTTAAAAATTGAATTAAAGAAGCAAAACTGGCGCGACTATCTGAAACAGGATAATCCAGTTGCAGCTGCGCTTCTGAGTAAGATGGGATACACCGAAGATGAACGGGTAAAAGTAAAGGTAGAATTTCTCCGCATGTTAGTTCGACTCGAACAAGATCCAGCGCGCACGCAACTACTCACAGGTTTTTTTGAAACGTATTTAAAATTATCAAGACAAGAAGAACAACAATTCGAACAAGAATTGAACAAATTAAAACCAGAGGAGGCCAAACAAATGATGGAGATTACAACCTCTTGGCATAAAAAAGGTAGAGCAGAAGGTAGAGCGGAAGGCCTAGCAGAGGGAGTAGCAAAAGGAAAAGCAGAAACTGCAAAAAACATGCTGATGATTGGCATGGATAAAGAACTGATTGCCAAAGTAACAGGACTGAGCAAAGAACAAATCGATAAATTACAAAAAGAATTGCATTAA
- a CDS encoding RtcB family protein yields the protein MKYQVVNGVKVWGDPMEGAVEQAVTCAKHGNVEAVLLMADHHVGYSQPVGGVVVYEGQIAPSGVGYDIACGNKAVRTNLTYDDVKPKISTIMDEIEDAIVFGVGGVNKEKVDHELFDDEDWNVYKEFGQREHDSLKKLARDQLGTVGSGNHYVDIFVEESTQAIWVANHFGSRGFGHRTATGFLNLASGLKFGDKAPQESMNQPPTLIDMDSELGDLYFRAMSLAGRYAYAGRDYVLDRVLDILNAESTFEAHNHHNYAWKEEHNGKEFVVVRKGATPSAPGQVGFIGGSMGDISVIVQGKDTQENKDAFYSTVHGAGRVMSRTQAAGRMNWRTRKRRGGAISEDEMMTAVKQFGVELRGGGPDESPFVYKKLQDVLDAHKNTLDVLHVLKPIGVCMA from the coding sequence ATGAAATATCAAGTTGTTAATGGTGTAAAAGTGTGGGGAGACCCGATGGAGGGCGCGGTGGAGCAGGCCGTAACGTGCGCGAAGCATGGTAATGTCGAGGCGGTTTTGTTAATGGCCGATCACCATGTTGGGTATTCGCAGCCAGTCGGCGGTGTCGTTGTGTACGAGGGTCAGATTGCTCCATCTGGGGTCGGTTATGATATTGCCTGCGGGAACAAAGCGGTTAGAACCAATCTCACCTACGATGATGTGAAACCTAAAATTTCAACAATCATGGACGAGATTGAAGACGCGATTGTGTTTGGCGTTGGCGGCGTGAATAAAGAGAAAGTCGATCATGAGTTGTTTGATGATGAAGACTGGAATGTATATAAAGAGTTTGGCCAAAGGGAGCATGATTCTCTCAAAAAGCTAGCGAGGGATCAGCTGGGCACGGTCGGTTCGGGGAATCATTATGTCGATATTTTTGTGGAAGAGTCGACGCAGGCGATCTGGGTTGCCAATCATTTTGGCAGCAGAGGTTTCGGGCATCGAACAGCAACGGGCTTCCTCAATTTAGCGAGCGGGCTAAAGTTTGGCGATAAAGCGCCGCAAGAAAGTATGAATCAACCCCCGACGCTGATTGACATGGATTCGGAGTTAGGCGACTTGTATTTTAGGGCGATGAGTTTGGCGGGCCGCTACGCCTATGCCGGCCGTGACTATGTGCTTGATCGCGTGCTTGATATTTTGAATGCGGAGTCCACTTTCGAAGCGCACAATCATCACAACTATGCCTGGAAAGAAGAACATAACGGCAAAGAATTTGTCGTTGTTCGAAAAGGGGCTACACCTTCGGCGCCAGGTCAGGTGGGCTTTATCGGGGGCAGCATGGGAGATATTTCGGTAATCGTGCAAGGTAAGGACACCCAGGAAAATAAAGACGCTTTCTACAGCACGGTCCACGGCGCGGGACGCGTCATGAGCCGAACACAAGCAGCGGGTCGAATGAACTGGCGAACAAGAAAACGCCGCGGCGGCGCGATCAGTGAGGACGAAATGATGACAGCAGTCAAACAATTCGGCGTAGAACTGCGCGGCGGCGGACCCGACGAAAGTCCGTTTGTATACAAAAAGTTGCAAGACGTACTCGACGCCCACAAAAATACGTTAGACGTCCTGCACGTATTGAAACCAATTGGTGTCTGTATGGCTTAA